The following DNA comes from Sander lucioperca isolate FBNREF2018 chromosome 2, SLUC_FBN_1.2, whole genome shotgun sequence.
TGGGCCAATCGTCTTACTCTGAAGGAGCTCAGTCAACGTgcaaaataaaggcttttactTTGAAGGGTCATCTGAGTTGTCTTGGTTCTTTACACATGCACttcctgtacacacacacacacacacacacacacacactctctctctctctctctctcacacacacacacacacacacacacacacacacacacacacacacacacacacacacacactctctctctctctctctctctctctctctctctctctctctcacacacacactctctctctctctctctctctctctcacacacacacacacactctctctctctctctctctctctctctctcacacacacacacacacacacacacacactctctctctctctctctctctctctctctctctcacacacacacactctctctctctctctctctctctctctctctctcacacacacacacacacacacacacacacacacactctctctctctgtctctctctctctctctgtctctctctctctctgtctctctctctctctgtctctctgtctctctgtctctctgtctctctctgtctctctctctctctctgtgtctctctctctctgtctcacacacacacacacacacacacacacacacacacacacacacacacacacacactctctctctctctctctctctctctctctcacacacacacacacacacacacacactctctctctctctctctctctctctctctcacacacacacacacacacacacacacacacacactctctctctctctctgtctctctctgtctctctctctctctctctctctctctctctgtctttctctctctctctctgtctctctctctctctctcacacacacacacacacacacacacacacacacactctctctctctctctctctctctctcacacacacacacacacacacacacacacacacactctctctctctctctgtctctctctctctctctctctctctctctgtctttctctctctctctctgtctctctctctctctctgtctctctctgtctctctctctctctctgtctctctatctctgtctctctctctctgtctctctctctctctctgtctctctctgtctctctctctatctctgtctctctctctctgtctctctcacacacacacacacacacacacacacacacacacacacacactttacaaaTGCACTTCTTGTACATAtcaccaaaataaaactattaaaatatgACGGACAGGAAGGAAGTAATGAATGTATTAATATGTATAGAGGTGTAAGTGTATGTATGCACTAATGTTAGTACCATAAGATACACAAAAAGCACCTGGCAACCGCTGTAAACACTAACATGAATACATGAGTCACACGCAGTGGGGGATAGAGGACAGCTAGTGTATATTTACTGTCACTAGGGGACCCTGGGTTGCCAGGTTGggtattaaaatgtttttactgcATTGTAAAAGCCGTCAATTTATCAAGTAGTCTTTATAGAAAGAAGGcaggtacagacacacacacagacacacacacacacagacacatacacagagacacacacacacacacacacacacacacacacagagacacacacacacacacacacacacacacacacacacacagacacacacacacacacacacacacacacacagacacacactcacacagagacacacacacacacacacacacacacacagagacacacacagagacacacacacacacacacacacacacacacacacacacacacacacactcacacagagacacacacacacacacacacacacacacacacacacacacacacacacacacacacacacagagacacacacacacacacacagacacacaaacaaagatacacacagacacgcacacacacacacacacacgcacacacacacagacacgcacacacacacacacacacacacacacacacacacacacacacactcagacatacactaacacacacagacacacacacacacacagacacacacacacacacagacacacacacacacacacacacacacacacacacacacatttatatttccattttccattatttatttcagtttgTATTTAATAAgctcatttatgtatttattgaatATTGAATTAAATAATATCCCATAGCCTTTTACGttacaaatacaaaacagacaCAACCGCTTCTTGGTTTGCCGTCCGCGGAAGGGGGATTGCTGTCACAGACATAGAACCTGGCAACCTCATTGCTCATTCAAACCACAACAAGCGGAGAGCAGCTTCTCCAGCGGGTTAGCTAACGCGAGGCTAACTAGCTAACCAACTTTCTCTCTCAGTAAGTATTAATATTCATCTCATAACAGATACGGAACTACTTTTCTAATCACAACACAACCCGTTGTACCACTGACATGCTGTACAAATGGGTTTCAAAGCTATTCGTTTACTAAGGTTAgcgtggtagctagctagcgagctaACGGCTGCTAGCTGTCAGTTTGGCATCGAACTGGTTgaggctagaagggatacagctacggccgGAAGTTACCCAAAATTACCCCAAAACTCGCAAAATCTGGGctaaaatacacaaacaaagagTGATAAAACTGTCATACTACATGGTGAACTTTTAGGAGAGCAATGTATTTTGTTGTGTCTCTatattgtattatttatattgtttaatcACCCCCCTCTTCATATTAAGTCTATAAGTTATAATTGTTTATCCGGATAATTATTTTGAGTACGTGTCTGAAATGtatatattaacattatttGAATGTATTTAATACTTTCATCTAGGAAACGCGTATTCGTAAACTTAACTAGCCGTTTAACTGCCTAAACGTCACTGTcggtaacgtaacgtaacgtaacgttagctatatTCCTTATAGCCTTTAACCCAACAAACTGACAGCTAGCGAGCTAACGGCTGCTAACAGTCAGTTAGGCAACAAACTGGTTgaggctagaagggatacagggaacgtaacgtaacgtaacgttagcttagctgtatcccttctagccttCAACCCAACTAACTGACAGCTAGCGAGCTAACGGCTGCTAACTGTCAGTTAGGCAACAAACTCAACTGTTGCAGCTAAATGTAAGCGACGTAAAGTTTGTCTTCTGCCGTAAATAAAGCGACCAAAACACATGCAGTCATGGTGATATTAAACATGTTTATGTCATTAAGTCCTGAGTCATTTTAGGAGCTAACGGTTACCCTGGTTACTGAAACTGAGCCGGGGGAGAGGCAGTAAAACAGACGCATCCTTTTAAGGCAGCTTCTGGGAGCTGTGCAGCTAtaagatcctttactgcagttaaagtgctaataccacactgtaaaaatactctgttactgttaaagtactaataccacactgttataatactctgttactgttaaagtactaataccacactgtaaaaatactctgttactgttaaagtactaataccacactgttataatactctgttactgttaaagtactaataccacactgttataatactctgttactgttaaagtactaataccacactgttataATACTCTGTTACTGTTAGTCCTgtagtgaaaatgttacttcagtaacagTCTGTAAGAATCAGGAAAAtatagttaaagtattaaaagtaaagaacaatCCTCATGTTTTAGAAAGAGGAAACAGTCAATCAACTTtatttctctttctgtttttctctcacacacacacacacacacacacacgcagacacacacacgcacacacacacgcacgcagacacactcgcacatacagacacatacacacatgcacacacacacacacacacacacacacacacacacacacacacacacacacacacacacacgcacacacaacacaatttAAATGAATTTGGACTCAATAAACAAAcagttgcaggtcgacgggaagGCACCACGAGGCCTTAACTTGTTTCTCTTTTCCTTCCAGCTCTTCTGGGTCAGCCGGTCCCTCTGAAGTGCTCCCCTCTACCCAGAGCGTTGGCGTTGGCGTTGCCCTGAGCGATGGACCGTGGCCGTGTCGGGCGCCACCAGAGGCTCTCATGTGGGGGGAGATTATGAATGATAAACTGGTCTTCCTGGGCCTGCTGTACTTCGTCCAGGGCATCCCATACGGCCTCCAGTCCTCCCTGCTTCCCGTCTTTCTGCGCGGCGCTGGCCATTCCCTGACCCGCATCGGCCTCACCAAGATCCTGTACTTCCCCTGGGTCCTCAAGGTGCTCTGGGCGCCGCTGGTTGACCGCGTGGGCACCAAGCGCCGCTGGCTGGTGGCCACGGTGTCAGGACTGGCGCTGACATGCCTCTCCAGCGCCGCCATGGCGCCAGAGGCCCACATCTGGGGCGTGGCGGGAACCCTGCTGGTCATGAACTCCCTGGCGTCCGTCCAGGATATCGCCGTGGACGGAGCGGCGGTGGCGTTGTTGAAAGGTCGTGTCGAGCTCGGGCTGGGCAACACGGCACAGGTGATGTAATgttatttaaacagggacagtgtacacacacacacacacacacacacacacacacacacacacacacacacacacacacacacacacacacacacacacacacacacacacacacacagacatacatacacataaatacacacacacacacacacacacacacatacacacacacacacacacacacacacacacacacagacatacatacatacatatacataaatacacacacacacacacacacatagacatatacacacacacacacacacatatacacacacacacagacatacatacatgcacacacacacacacagacacacagacatacatacacacacacacacacacacacacacacacacacacacacacagacacacacacacacacacacatatatacacacacacacacacacacagctcattaAAGTGTATGTAGTAACCTTATGCGTTGTTTTTTAGGTGGTGGGCTATAAAGCGGGCTCGGTGTTTGCCGGAGGCGGGCTCCTGGCTGTGATCGATGTGGCCGGGTGGAGCTGGATGTTCATGCTGCTGACGTTTGTGTATGCCGGCGTGGCGCTGTTCGTGTGGGGCGCCCCGGTTCTGGACGAAGAGACTCTGAGGGGACCGCAGGTACGCCTGTCACCATACTTAATATATCCAGGAGGGCTGGGTTCACAATTCAGTGCTCTTTAGGCACAGACCAATtattgaaaaatgccatttagaggcacacacacacacatagacacacacacacacacacacacacacatagacacacacacacacacacacacacacacacacacacacacacacacacacacacacacacacatagacacacacacacacacatagacacacacacacagaatcactcacacacacacacacacacacacacacagacacacacacacaaaggcacacacacacacacacacacacacacacacacacacacacacacacatagagacacacacacacacacacacacacacacacacacacacacacacacacacacagacacacagacaaacaaacacacacaggcacacacacaccacacacaggcacacacacacacacacacacacacacacaatataataTGGTACTGTGGTAAAACCCGTATGTGCAGGTGGAGGGCAGCAGGAGGGGGGGGCAGGAAGTCATGCGGCCGTGGAGGGTGTGGAGGAAGATGCTGGCTGTTCCCGGCACGCCGTGGACCGTCCTGTACGTGCTGACCTACAAACTAGGTGAGTGGGATTAACACGCAAACACTTGTTCCTATCAAAGACCGTACAATATAACAGACCCAGCTTCTGGTCCTGAAAAGAGAGGCCTTTAATAAGTACTAAGGGTGTCAAGATATCATTTTTAATACGACTGGTATCTAAGCAATTTTGGTGCCTTATTTCAGTGCTATTTAAAAGGCTGCGCTGCTCTtttgatgctccgaaaacggacgttagaggtaacagaagcatcgctgcacgtggcactagttaacattacacctggcagcaggtaacgttagcctagcgttAGCTATCAGCTGGATTACTCACGGTTAAGATGCTGACAGCTGAACGATGtgaagtgtgactgtatttcactggagaggagtCCAAcggtctgcagctgctgttgtcggagaAACatcacagacggtgcgttcacttgaaactaataagcctcgtggtgcattcaaagttattggaaaatacccttttcccattcagtggatgtttttgtcgtttagtTATTGTTAAGTTTGTAATAAATCATTACATTTGGACCaaatggccttagcaataaacaataCGTTCTTAAACGGCGCGACTGTTTCGtgctcttcctttttttttttaagtatggGTGCAGGCTCTGTTCAGGCTCCGTTCAGtaggcctgcagcgacgcgtcgatgacgttgacgcatcgacgtcaaaattacgtcgacgtcgtatttttgcgtcgccgcttcgccacacacatatgtgggagaccaaaacattgcaggaaacagcaacctcctcagaattcccaacaaagccctgcaaaaagccccatgaaaagaaaaagtcctaaataaacagctcgcccttaatcatcgagggtatgggaatacttcaaatatagtcccaagtactaacgttggctaaattaatttcatgtttgtgtagtgtgttgtgtagcctgcgcacttaggtggtgctagctaactatcttagctctccgtgcagtttgttcgtgctaggttagtagctaacgttaacgttagctagctactggcgcctagacagctgtgtttagctaacgttagttatcatctaatgttggcttgaatggtagctagcttacggctgcagaacacagctatctatagtagctaacgttagctaatgtgaacgttagctactaacctagtacgaacaaactgcacagagagctaagatgcgttggttagcctagcaccaccaaagtgcacagctgcattagcatgtaaacctacagaatagcagttaagagagtgagtttgattatgcatcaggttttatgttgggactgttatgttgtgttaaacaatccaaggaatgtctgtactgtgcactgcacagtgtttttcttttttgcactacaacttgatttttttgaacaagagagttatgttggtctgtaaaagagtaaacaggctggcctttcattttgtataacagtaaaataattattttattttgtgtaaagcagaagattttttgctgtgcaaaattgtttaataaaatatattaagaattttttggtatttatttgagatacattatggtttttattaatcgagcaacagaaaaataatcgttatattaatcgtccaattagtcgttagattagtcgactaatcgataaaataatcgcccgattaatcgtttaataaataatcgtttacccccagctctactGTTCAGGCTCCGTTCAGGCGATATTCTTgtccaaatacctcgatatcgatattgtggcgatattctagggttgactattggtgctttaaaaaaatatcttcacacttagattttagatgaataatcatcagtaatgtggatataatgactaagtgggtaaaggcaaa
Coding sequences within:
- the mfsd3 gene encoding major facilitator superfamily domain-containing protein 3, translating into MWGEIMNDKLVFLGLLYFVQGIPYGLQSSLLPVFLRGAGHSLTRIGLTKILYFPWVLKVLWAPLVDRVGTKRRWLVATVSGLALTCLSSAAMAPEAHIWGVAGTLLVMNSLASVQDIAVDGAAVALLKGRVELGLGNTAQVVGYKAGSVFAGGGLLAVIDVAGWSWMFMLLTFVYAGVALFVWGAPVLDEETLRGPQVEGSRRGGQEVMRPWRVWRKMLAVPGTPWTVLYVLTYKLGEQGAVTMFPLFLLDHHMTARELGFWNGVIAMGFSICGSSLGGLLLAQFSIAALMRRVFVLRTVSMVFQSSLLTILEPSPLMKGMAVLSMSVQHFLGGLITTLTFTTMMHCTQRAEDSIQATHYSFLATLEVLGKLTFSALAGGMVDWFGYQVAFLFFLTLSAGTALHVWTATFTGALREQALKEQPK